The Deltaproteobacteria bacterium genome window below encodes:
- a CDS encoding MarR family transcriptional regulator — MAQRRRQAQAYLDLTRIHRMIERRSAELLAAQGLRDVTPAQAGALMVLFQARAPLRARALAGALGLSEVTVGRFVHALHDAGWVRRDPDPDDSRAILLAPTPKAYRALPRFIAVSNALLDEAFAGFSAAEVDRVAQTTERLRRNILGEPARASDDDAV, encoded by the coding sequence TTGGCGCAGCGGCGTCGGCAGGCGCAGGCCTACCTCGATCTCACGCGGATCCATCGCATGATCGAGCGACGCAGCGCCGAGCTGCTGGCCGCGCAGGGCCTGCGCGACGTGACCCCGGCGCAGGCCGGCGCGTTGATGGTGCTGTTCCAGGCCCGCGCGCCGCTGCGGGCCCGCGCGCTGGCGGGCGCGTTGGGGCTCTCGGAGGTGACGGTCGGGCGCTTCGTGCACGCGCTGCACGACGCCGGCTGGGTCCGTCGCGACCCCGACCCCGACGACTCGCGGGCGATCCTGCTGGCGCCGACGCCCAAGGCCTATCGCGCGCTGCCGCGCTTCATCGCGGTCAGCAACGCGCTGCTCGACGAGGCCTTCGCGGGCTTCTCGGCCGCCGAGGTCGATCGCGTGGCGCAGACCACCGAACGGCTGCGACGCAACATCCTCGGCGAGCCCGCGCGCGCGTCCGACGACGATGCGGTATGA
- a CDS encoding M20/M25/M40 family metallo-hydrolase has translation MVTPAPSSQPRAVVLAACLLGCHAKELVLPEPPPVQAPCPSGAAMPTATASGDVPESPPPAGLDLVLEQVDPSQLRVHVDRLAGFGTRHTLSDTVSPVRGIGAARRYIAERMGAAAVARGGAPPLQVSLDTHAVKPDGKRIDRALELVNVVATLPGTRVPARHVYVVAHYDSRASDVMNAEIDAPGANDDGSGTALLLELARVLAPRMTDATVVLLATAGEEQGLVGARAHAEAARARGLDIAAVLSFDIVGDPQVPGAAPRRDTIRVFSEGLPLAADDAAIAALRRAGAEHDAPSRQLARYVATVAAWQRTAVRPQLVFRPDRLLRGGDHTAFAEQGYPAIRFTEPGEHYDRQHQDVRDEDGHAFGDVPQHVDPHYLADVTRLAAATVLQLANAPAIPAGAHIVDATLGNDTTLRWNAVADEDLVGYEVLWRETTAAQWQHVQAVGDGTTVTLPLHRDDWHFGVRTVDRDGYRSPVAACGVTPPPPGSR, from the coding sequence ATGGTCACACCGGCCCCCTCGAGCCAACCGCGTGCCGTCGTGCTCGCGGCGTGCCTGCTCGGCTGCCACGCCAAGGAGCTGGTGCTGCCCGAGCCACCGCCGGTGCAGGCGCCGTGCCCGAGCGGCGCTGCGATGCCGACGGCGACCGCGAGCGGCGACGTGCCCGAGTCGCCGCCGCCGGCGGGCCTCGACCTCGTGCTCGAGCAGGTCGATCCCTCGCAGCTGCGCGTGCACGTCGATCGCTTGGCCGGCTTCGGCACCCGCCACACGCTGTCGGACACCGTCTCGCCGGTGCGCGGCATCGGGGCTGCGCGTCGCTACATCGCCGAGCGCATGGGCGCAGCCGCGGTCGCCCGCGGCGGCGCGCCGCCGCTGCAGGTCTCGCTCGACACCCACGCGGTGAAGCCCGACGGCAAGCGCATCGATCGCGCACTCGAGCTCGTCAACGTGGTCGCGACCCTGCCGGGCACCCGCGTGCCCGCGCGCCACGTCTACGTGGTCGCGCACTACGACTCGCGCGCCAGCGACGTGATGAACGCCGAGATCGACGCCCCCGGTGCCAACGACGACGGCTCCGGTACCGCGCTGCTGCTCGAGCTGGCGCGGGTGCTCGCGCCGCGCATGACCGACGCGACCGTGGTGCTGCTGGCGACCGCCGGCGAAGAACAGGGCCTGGTCGGCGCGCGGGCCCACGCCGAGGCCGCGCGTGCGCGCGGGCTCGACATCGCCGCGGTGCTCAGCTTCGACATCGTCGGTGATCCGCAGGTGCCCGGCGCCGCGCCGCGACGCGACACCATCCGCGTGTTCTCCGAGGGGCTGCCGCTGGCGGCCGACGACGCGGCGATCGCCGCCCTGCGCCGCGCGGGCGCCGAGCACGACGCACCCTCGCGCCAGCTCGCGCGCTACGTCGCGACCGTGGCGGCGTGGCAGCGCACCGCCGTGCGACCGCAGCTGGTCTTCCGCCCCGATCGACTGCTACGCGGCGGTGACCACACCGCGTTCGCCGAGCAGGGCTACCCCGCGATCCGCTTCACGGAGCCCGGCGAGCACTACGATCGCCAGCACCAGGACGTGCGCGACGAAGATGGCCACGCCTTTGGCGACGTGCCGCAGCACGTCGATCCGCACTACCTCGCCGACGTCACCCGACTCGCCGCGGCCACCGTGCTGCAGCTCGCCAACGCGCCGGCGATCCCGGCGGGCGCGCACATCGTCGACGCCACGCTCGGCAACGACACGACCCTGCGCTGGAACGCGGTCGCCGACGAAGACCTCGTCGGCTACGAGGTGCTGTGGCGCGAGACCACCGCGGCGCAGTGGCAACACGTGCAGGCGGTCGGCGACGGCACCACCGTCACGCTGCCGCTGCACCGCGACGACTGGCACTTCGGCGTGCGCACCGTCGATCGTGACGGCTACCGCAGCCCGGTCGCCGCCTGCGGCGTCACGCCACCGCCGCCGGGCAGCCGCTAG
- a CDS encoding NAD(P)H-binding protein has translation MQRAFVAGATGYTGRAVVAALRERGITTLAHVRPDSSRRAEFESRFAALGAQVDSTPWELEAMRQSLRRWGPTLVFALLGTTRARARADGMAAQQAYARVDFGLTKWLIEAAAATGGGPRFVYLSSLGVEPGSSNAYLAARARAEAVLRDSGLPWTIARPSFITGSDRDESRPLERAGAAVGDAALALVGVFGGKRVRDRYRSTDASTLARGLVRVGLDPAFVDRVAYAEDLRGGSRDSAG, from the coding sequence CTGCAGCGTGCCTTCGTCGCCGGCGCCACCGGCTACACCGGACGCGCCGTGGTGGCGGCGCTGCGCGAGCGCGGCATCACGACGCTCGCCCACGTGCGGCCCGACTCGTCGCGACGCGCCGAGTTCGAGTCGCGCTTCGCGGCCCTGGGCGCGCAGGTCGACAGCACGCCGTGGGAGCTCGAGGCCATGCGTCAGAGCCTGCGCCGCTGGGGCCCGACGCTGGTGTTCGCGCTGCTCGGCACCACGCGCGCGCGCGCGCGGGCCGACGGCATGGCCGCGCAGCAGGCCTACGCGCGGGTCGACTTCGGCCTCACCAAGTGGCTGATCGAGGCCGCGGCCGCGACCGGTGGTGGCCCGCGCTTCGTGTACCTCTCGTCGCTCGGCGTCGAGCCCGGCAGCAGCAACGCCTACCTCGCCGCGCGCGCCCGCGCCGAGGCGGTGCTGCGCGACAGCGGCCTGCCGTGGACCATCGCGCGGCCGTCGTTCATCACCGGATCGGACCGCGACGAGTCGCGTCCACTCGAGCGCGCGGGCGCAGCGGTCGGCGATGCGGCGCTGGCCTTGGTCGGGGTCTTCGGCGGCAAGCGGGTGCGGGATCGGTATCGCTCGACCGACGCGAGCACGCTCGCGCGCGGGCTGGTGCGGGTGGGGCTCGATCCGGCGTTCGTGGATCGGGTCGCGTACGCGGAGGACCTGCGCGGCGGCTCGAGGGATTCGGCGGGGTGA
- a CDS encoding VCBS repeat-containing protein, whose product MKDDGDGSASAEGTSADATSASVGSGESITSTSTTSGASVDASSTGAPIACPDNVANEPFCYRKFAIPSNGELGPLPTGGQRAQPVGAGHFGPDGELAFLLAGQDAGMPMALAFWNGDGFDVQPWGVVPGFEYPHTRWPVRMFDGVHSDLAVGRSDQPSYALAIAPWTPDGPGEPVVVEPPSPDYIITLFRAQTVLDVNGDGLEEIAVLVQPFVHRLVGNVDGVPSFFGDELTHDGKCGREILGIGAGQIDGDGLVDIVSIAACELRNLGGVLAFSAEWGDGAGGFASEGVTFSATSRPAWAGVADFDGDGFDDVMTATEDNSKYYESYLDFHRSRGDRTFEAPLKFWTELDPPGSFIPPPIPPSAATLGLVFGDVDGDGADDVVFQGFMLAVVQVAGETQYLEMFDIALDEDSTQMVSAFDLNEDGRLDFLVWDATEGAYALMSSA is encoded by the coding sequence GTGAAGGATGACGGCGACGGCTCGGCGTCGGCCGAGGGCACCAGCGCCGATGCGACGAGCGCTTCGGTCGGCTCGGGCGAGAGCATCACGTCGACGTCGACGACGTCGGGCGCCAGCGTGGACGCATCGTCGACCGGGGCGCCGATCGCATGCCCCGACAATGTCGCGAACGAGCCGTTCTGCTATCGGAAGTTTGCGATCCCATCGAACGGCGAGCTCGGCCCCCTGCCCACCGGGGGGCAGCGGGCCCAACCCGTGGGCGCCGGACACTTCGGGCCCGATGGCGAGCTCGCGTTTCTGCTAGCCGGTCAGGACGCTGGGATGCCGATGGCGCTGGCGTTCTGGAACGGCGACGGGTTCGATGTGCAGCCGTGGGGCGTGGTGCCGGGCTTCGAGTATCCGCACACGCGTTGGCCGGTGCGGATGTTTGACGGCGTTCACTCCGATCTCGCGGTGGGACGTTCGGACCAGCCCAGCTATGCGTTGGCGATCGCGCCCTGGACGCCGGACGGCCCCGGCGAGCCTGTGGTGGTCGAGCCGCCGAGCCCGGACTACATCATCACGCTCTTTCGTGCCCAAACAGTGCTGGATGTGAACGGAGATGGGCTCGAGGAGATCGCTGTCCTCGTCCAGCCATTCGTGCATCGACTCGTGGGGAACGTCGATGGCGTGCCATCCTTCTTCGGCGACGAGCTCACGCACGATGGCAAGTGCGGGCGCGAGATCCTCGGCATCGGCGCTGGTCAGATCGACGGAGATGGCCTGGTCGACATCGTTTCCATCGCCGCCTGTGAACTGAGGAATCTCGGTGGAGTACTCGCGTTTTCGGCGGAGTGGGGGGACGGCGCCGGGGGATTCGCGTCCGAGGGCGTTACGTTCTCGGCGACGTCTCGTCCTGCGTGGGCCGGCGTCGCCGACTTCGACGGAGACGGCTTCGACGACGTCATGACCGCCACGGAGGACAACTCGAAATACTACGAGTCGTATCTCGACTTCCATCGCTCCCGCGGTGACCGCACGTTCGAAGCCCCGCTCAAGTTCTGGACGGAACTTGACCCGCCCGGCAGCTTCATACCTCCGCCGATACCGCCCTCGGCCGCGACACTCGGCCTGGTCTTCGGCGACGTCGATGGGGATGGCGCGGACGATGTCGTGTTCCAGGGGTTCATGCTCGCGGTCGTGCAGGTCGCCGGCGAGACGCAGTACCTCGAGATGTTCGACATCGCCTTGGACGAAGACTCCACGCAGATGGTCTCGGCGTTTGATCTCAACGAGGACGGCCGGCTCGATTTCCTCGTCTGGGACGCAACCGAGGGCGCCTACGCACTGATGTCCTCCGCATAG
- a CDS encoding VCBS repeat-containing protein produces the protein MDGDGDGRQDFAVYSQDSVSGGNEHYLVRNVDGAPGFFSTPITHTGACGGNVSGISPGRFDDDAFVDLVAIGYCDVDDYDGAFAFAAEWGDGAGTFESVGIPFTASLPAAWLGAADFDGDELDDVVIAMDDYGGSGEVAYIELHRARGDRSFSPPAVIWNDTIAPGGYHPFPGSPPTNSSFILGDVDGDGRSDLIFAYFMSALIGAPERPVSFSMFAEPWPNERKIASAFDFNHDGRLDFVVQDEASGIYALISS, from the coding sequence ATGGATGGCGATGGCGATGGTCGGCAGGACTTCGCCGTCTACTCGCAGGACTCGGTGTCAGGAGGCAACGAGCACTACCTGGTCCGCAACGTCGACGGCGCGCCGGGATTCTTCAGCACACCAATCACGCACACCGGGGCGTGCGGTGGCAACGTGAGTGGCATTTCGCCGGGCCGCTTCGATGACGACGCGTTCGTCGATCTGGTTGCGATCGGCTACTGCGATGTCGACGACTACGACGGTGCCTTTGCATTCGCAGCGGAATGGGGCGATGGAGCGGGGACATTCGAATCGGTCGGCATTCCATTTACTGCAAGCTTGCCAGCTGCCTGGCTGGGCGCCGCGGATTTCGATGGCGACGAACTCGATGACGTCGTCATCGCCATGGACGACTACGGCGGAAGCGGTGAAGTTGCCTACATTGAGCTGCACCGCGCCCGCGGCGATCGCAGTTTCTCCCCTCCCGCAGTGATTTGGAATGACACTATTGCGCCGGGCGGCTATCACCCATTTCCTGGATCGCCGCCGACCAACTCCTCCTTCATCCTCGGAGACGTCGACGGTGACGGCCGGAGCGATCTGATCTTCGCCTACTTCATGAGCGCGCTGATCGGCGCGCCAGAGAGACCCGTATCGTTCTCCATGTTCGCTGAACCGTGGCCGAATGAGCGTAAGATCGCCTCAGCATTCGACTTCAATCACGATGGGCGCCTCGATTTCGTCGTGCAAGATGAGGCCTCAGGCATCTACGCACTCATATCCTCATGA